A window of Kyrpidia spormannii genomic DNA:
GGGGGAGAGACCCGTGGTTCCCGTGATGTTGCTGACTTGGCGAGAGATCCTGCGTAGACGCGTGTTCCTGGTGACGGTGCTGCTGACCTCCGTGTTCCTGATTCTGTATGGGTGGGGGCTTTCCTATGTGGCCCGGGCGGGCGAACGGGCGCCGTCTGTGAGCAATTTGCTGGATCAATATCTGCAAGGGGCGGGTCTTCTCGTCGCCGGGGTGTTTTTCGCAAACTTCATGGTGGCCTTTTTGGTCATTTTTTCGTCGGCCGGGACGATCTCTGGCGAGATTGAGAGCGGCATTCTCTATTCGATACTCCCCAGGCCGGTGGAGCGGTGGCAGGTGTATTTGGGAAAATGGGCCGGGCTTGCGATCTGGGGGCTGTTGTACGCCGGCGTGCTATTCTGGGCTTTGGTGTGGATGGTCCATCTCTTCCTGGACTTTCCTCTTGACATGACTTCCCTTCTCCGCGCTTTCGTCGCCTTGGAGTTGATACCCTTGGTGCTCAGCGCCGTGACGCTGCTGGGGTCCGCGTATTTGCCGACTTTGGGAAATGGCGTGGCCGTGACCCTTTTGTATGGTCTGGCGCTGCTGGGAGGGCTTATGGAGCAGTTCATGAGTGTCGGGTCCTCCAGCTCGGCGGGGGAGAGAATTGGCCTGGTCACCAGTCTTCTCATGCCCTCGGATGCGCTGTATCGCCGGATGGTGTACGAGGTGACGGCGGGAAGTGGCATTCCCGTCGGTGACAGCGCCGCCCGGATGCTGGGGCCCTTTGCCAGTCTCAACGCGCCGAGCGATGCCT
This region includes:
- a CDS encoding ABC transporter permease, whose amino-acid sequence is MVPVMLLTWREILRRRVFLVTVLLTSVFLILYGWGLSYVARAGERAPSVSNLLDQYLQGAGLLVAGVFFANFMVAFLVIFSSAGTISGEIESGILYSILPRPVERWQVYLGKWAGLAIWGLLYAGVLFWALVWMVHLFLDFPLDMTSLLRAFVALELIPLVLSAVTLLGSAYLPTLGNGVAVTLLYGLALLGGLMEQFMSVGSSSSAGERIGLVTSLLMPSDALYRRMVYEVTAGSGIPVGDSAARMLGPFASLNAPSDAFLVYVGVYIVAVLLWGCLRFTWRDI